The following proteins are co-located in the Vigna angularis cultivar LongXiaoDou No.4 chromosome 2, ASM1680809v1, whole genome shotgun sequence genome:
- the LOC108327557 gene encoding uncharacterized protein LOC108327557, with the protein MKVKELQNSLKAHEQRLIERINAEKEVNQGTNQALQARSNYKTRGRGNGRGRGRARGGRTGGRNSGVYDQNNEDECSENKNDNKRGEKHLRGRGRSKIDKRNIQCYTCSKFGHYSSECWHNEDGKKGKGNEEANLVQDANDSDSDHVLLMSTIKDNENECKNGDSACDNRCNECKNGDNACDRCCKVEHVSLADETSHAEDESCWYLDTGCSNHMTGKKDLLLDLNPSIKSSVRFADDSVITAEGAGRIMIKRKDGRPAYMNNVLYVPNMKSNLLSLG; encoded by the coding sequence ATGAAGGTGAAGGAATTACAAAATTCGCTAAAGGCACATGAACAGAGATTAATCGAAAGAATAAATGCAGAGAAAGAAGTGAATCAAGGTACAAACCAAGCCCTACAGGCTAGAAGCAATTACAAAACCAGAGGACGTGGAAATGGAAGAGGTAGAGGTCGTGCTCGGGGAGGTCGAACCGGAGGCAGAAACTCGGGTGTCTATGATCAAAACAATGAAGACGAATGTAGTGAAAACAAGAACGACAACAAGAGAGGCGAAAAACACTTAAGAGGGAGAGGAAgaagtaaaattgataaaagaaacataCAATGTTATACGTGTAGTAAGTTCGGACATTATTCATCTGAATGCTGGCATAACGAAGATGGGAAGAAAGGCAAAGGAAATGAGGAGGCTAATCTTGTGCAAGATGCAAATGATTCTGATTCTGATCATGTGTTATTAATGAGTACAATCAAAGATAACGAAAACGAGTGCAAAAATGGTGATTCTGCATGCGATAACAGGTGTAACGAGTGCAAGAACGGTGATAATGCATGCGACAGGTGTTGCAAGGTTGAACATGTGTCGTTAGCTGACGAAACGAGTCATGCAGAAGATGAATCCTGTTGGTACTTAGACACAGGTTGCTCCAACCATATGACTGGGAAGAAAGATTTGTTGTTAGATCTGAATCCGAGTATCAAAAGCAGCGTGCGATTTGCCGATGATAGTGTGATCACGGCTGAAGGAGCTGGAAGAATCATGATCAAACGTAAAGATGGACGACCTGCCTACATGAATAATGTCCTGTATGTTCCAAACATGAAGAGTAATTTGCTGAGTTTGGGGTAG
- the LOC108328920 gene encoding uncharacterized protein LOC108328920, with translation MTEPTEPCTSSSLARDSSTVIHPRREPFEHGLLPIPRLIFSDPAQTLIPLKRKLLELSSNHRVGSAAISEALQISVEHARLVLDTLASILPSDSEPLVAAKLGEADSVGVDVHDLVLFLYIQSFKRLLPRTHKDSAAVVDVWPSTSAFDGYLSALSPLQLVRSNSRRFLPSQTDEEAHQLSYLQKHLANILSLLAEPVDGEGEESLVLTMDSFEHLGFLIQFGDNGSEGNSFSQFSPFFANSDPDMPAVPVPAAQVHDWLQQNIVAALEYISERTSSKENGPASPSDHDVAMTDASSASVNKASTRGASFIEGISKSSYMKHAPDIKGSNVKVLNCHESAIYILAPLRYATVYGCSDATIVLGAVGKAVRVEHCERVHVIVAAKHICIANCRECVFFLGVNQQPLIVGDNHKLQVAPYNTFYSQLEEHMDEVGIVPTVNRWDEPLALGMVDPHDSLSHPAGVSDVQAESAMRVDPDQFTYFVIPNWFGGESTGATKGNPFTLPDAYMASQNKNQKNLEEIRQLLREAPLEESRKRELSSALHVYFRDWLYASGNIRQLYFLQGD, from the exons ATGACGGAACCAACGGAGCCATGCACGTCTTCTTCGTTGGCGAGGGACTCTAGCACCGTGATTCACCCAAGGCGGGAGCCCTTTGAGCACGGCCTCTTGCCAATCCCACGCCTCATCTTCTCCGACCCCGCGCAAACCCTAATTCCGTTGAAGCGGAAGCTTCTAGAGTTATCCTCCAACCATCGAGTAGGCTCGGCGGCCATCTCCGAGGCATTGCAGATTTCCGTTGAGCACGCCAGACTCGTCCTCGATACGCTCGCCTCGATTCTGCCCTCCGACTCCGAACCTCTTGTCGCCGCAAAGCTCGGCGAAGCCGATTCCGTCGGCGTCGACGTGCATGATCTGGTACTTTTTCTCTACATTCAATCCTTCAAGAGGCTCCTCCCGCGGACGCACAAGGACTCTGCTGCCGTCGTCGATGTCTGGCCTTCCACTTCCGCTTTCGATGGCTACTTGTCCGCCCTCTCGCCGCTTCAG CTTGTTCGTAGCAACAGTCGGCGGTTTTTGCCATCTCAGACTGATGAAGAGGCGCATCAATTGTCATATCTGCAAAAACACTTGGCTAACATTCTGTCTCTTCTAGCAGAGCCTGTGGATGGAGAAGGCGAAGAATCTCTG GTTTTAACCATGGATAGTTTTGAGCACCTTGGGTTTCTAATTCAGTTTGGTGACAATGGATCTGAAGGAAATTCTTTCAGTCAATTTTCTCCCTTTTTTGCAAATTCAGACCCTGACATGCCTGCTGTTCCTGTTCCTGCTGCTCAAGTTCATGATTGGCTTCAACAAAACATTGTTGCTGCTTTGGAATATATTTCTGAACGGACTTCTTCTAAGGAAAATGGGCCAGCTTCTCCTTCTGATCACGATGTTGCTATGACTGATGCATCCAGTGCCTCAGTTAATAAGGCCTCAACCAGAGGTGCAAGTTTCATTGAAGGGATTTCAAAATCATCATATATGAAGCATGCACCTGACATTAAAGGTTCTAATGTTAAG GTTCTAAATTGCCACGAGTCTGCCATATACATCTTAGCACCATTGAGATATGCTACTGTCTATGGGTGTTCAGATGCAACAATAGTTCTGGGAGCAGTAGGCAAG GCTGTCAGAGTGGAACATTGTGAAAGAGTTCATGTAATCGTAGCAGCAAAACACATTTGTATTGCTAATTGTCGGGaatgtgttttctttttggGAGTGAACCAGCAACCTCTTATTGTTGGTGATAACCATAAACTGCAG GTGGCTCCctataatactttttattccCAATTGGAGGAGCATATGGACGAAGTTGGAATTGTGCCCACAGTTAACCGATGGGATGAGCCTCTAGCATTGGGCATGGTTGATCCGCATGATTCATTGTCTCATCCAGCTGGTGTCTCTGATGTTCAAGCTGAGTCTGCTATGCGGGTGGACCCAGATCAGTTCACTTATTTTGTG ATTCCCAACTGGTTTGGAGGAGAGTCCACTGGGGCTACAAAAGGCAACCCATTCACGTTACCAGATGCTTATATGGCATCTCAGAATAAAAAT CAAAAAAATTTAGAGGAGATAAGGCAGCTCTTACGAGAAGCACCTTTAGAAGAAAGTCGCAAACGAGAATTGTCATCTGCTCTCCATGTCTACTTCAGGGACTGGTTATATG CTTCCGGAAACATTCGTCAGCTTTATTTTCTACAAGGCGATTAA
- the LOC108328919 gene encoding uncharacterized protein LOC108328919 encodes MTEPTEPSTSSSLARDPSTVIHPRREPFEHGLLPIPRLIFSDPAQTLIPLKQKLLQLSSNHRVDSVAISDSLQISIEHARLVLDTLASILHSDSEPLTAAKFGEIDSVGVDVHDLVLFLYIQSYKRLLPRTHKDSAAIADVWPSTSAFDGYLSALSPLQLVRSNSRRFMPSQADEEAHQLSYLQKHLANIMSLLAEPVEGEGEESLVLTMDRFEHLGFLFQFGDKGLEGNSFSQCSPFFANSDPDMPAVPVPAAQVHDWLLQNIVATLEYISERTSSKENGPSSASDQDVAMTDASTVSIKVSTSNRGASFIEGISKSSYTKNASDIKGSSVKVLNCHESSIYILAPVRYATVYGCSDATIVLGAVGKAVRVEHCERVHVIVAAKRICIANCRECIFFLGVNQQPLMLGDNHKLQVAPYNTFYSQLEEHMNEVGIVPTVNRWDEPLALGMVDPHDSLSHPAGGSDVQAECATQVDPDQFTSFVIPNWLGGDTTGSAEGNPFTLPDAYKASQHKNHKNLGEIRQLIREASLEESRKRELSSALHVYFKDWLYASGNIRQLYCLQGD; translated from the exons ATGACGGAACCAACGGAGCCATCCACCTCATCTTCATTGGCGAGGGACCCAAGCACTGTGATTCATCCAAGGCGCGAGCCCTTCGAGCACGGTCTCTTGCCAATCCCACGACTCATCTTCTCCGACCCCGCGCAAACCCTAATTCCGTTGAAGCAGAAGCTTCTACAGTTATCCTCCAACCACCGAGTCGACTCGGTGGCCATCTCCGACTCACTTCAGATCTCCATTGAGCACGCCAGGCTCGTCCTCGACACCCTCGCCTCGATTCTGCACTCCGACTCCGAACCTCTCACCGCCGCGAAGTTCGGAGAAATCGATTCAGTCGGCGTCGACGTGCATGATCTGGTATTGTTTCTCTACATTCAATCCTACAAGAGACTCCTCCCGCGGACGCACAAAGACTCCGCCGCCATCGCCGATGTCTGGCCTTCTACTTCCGCCTTCGATGGCTATTTGTCCGCTCTCTCGCCGCTTCAG CTTGTACGCAGCAACAGTCGGCGGTTTATGCCTTCTCAGGCCGATGAAGAGGCACATCAGTTGTCGTATCTGCAAAAACACTTGGCTAACATAATGTCTCTTTTAGCAGAGCCAGTAGAGGGAGAAGGCGAAGAGTCTCTG GTTTTAACAATGGATAGATTCGAGCATCTTGGGTTTCTATTTCAGTTTGGTGATAAGGGATTGGAAGGAAATTCTTTTAGTCAATGTTCTCCTTTTTTTGCAAACTCAGACCCTGATATGCCTGCTGTTCCTGTTCCTGCTGCACAAGTTCATGATTGGCTTCTGCAGAACATAGTGGCTACTTTGGAATATATTTCTGAACGAACTTCTTCTAAGGAAAATGGCCCATCTAGTGCCTCTGATCAGGATGTTGCCATGACTGATGCAAGTACTGTGTCAATTAAGGTTTCAACAAGTAATAGAGGTGCTAGTTTCATTGAAGGGATATCTAAATCATCATATACAAAGAATGCATCTGACATAAAAGGTTCTTCAGTGAAG GTTCTTAATTGCCACGAGTCTTCCATCTACATCCTAGCACCAGTGAGATACGCCACTGTCTATGGATGTTCGGATGCAACAATAGTTCTTGGAGCAGTTGGCAAG GCTGTGAGAGTAGAACACTGTGAACGTGTTCATGTAATTGTAGCAGCAAAACGTATTTGTATTGCTAATTGCCGTGAATGTATTTTCTTCTTGGGAGTGAATCAGCAACCACTTATGCTTGGTGATAACCATAAGCTGCAG GTGGCTCCCTATAATACTTTTTACTCCCAATTGGAGGAGCATATGAATGAAGTTGGAATTGTTCCTACAGTGAACCGATGGGATGAACCTCTTGCATTGGGCATGGTTGATCCTCATGATTCGTTATCTCATCCAGCAGGTGGCTCTGATGTTCAAGCTGAGTGTGCTACCCAGGTGGACCCTGATCAGTTCACTAGTTTTGTG ATTCCGAACTGGCTTGGAGGAGACACCACTGGGTCTGCAGAAGGCAATCCATTCACGCTACCAGATGCTTACAAGGCATCTCAGCATAAAAAT CACAAAAATTTAGGGGAGATAAGGCAACTCATAAGGGAAGCATCTTTAGAAGAAAGTCGCAAACGAGAGTTGTCATCTGCACTCCATGTGTACTTCAAGGACTGGTTATATG CTTCTGGAAACATTCGTCAGCTTTATTGTCTACAAGGCGATTGA
- the LOC108328692 gene encoding probable pectinesterase 8, with protein sequence MGPQSNLLSLLVALAAVFSSLYLINPIPQYLIKALSPSSAYLGKPLSGNFQKHHKKHPDSGNTDSICDDFPPGIPPPNTNNTSYLCVDRKGCCNFTTVQAAVNAVPDFSVKRTIIWINSGMYYEKVMVPKTKPNITFQGQGYTSTAIAWNDTALSANGTFYSGSVQVFASNFIAKNISFMNLAPMPSPGAVGAQAVAIRVSGDQSEFKGCGFFGAQDTLHDDKGRHYFKDCYIQGSIDFIFGNARSLYVNCEIVSIANPVPVGQRSINGAVTAHGRVSGDENTGFAFVNSTVGGNGRIWLGRAWRPYSRVVFAFTSMSDIIAPEGWNDFNDPSRDQTIFYGEYNCSGSGANTNSRAPYVQKLNETQASAFLNITFIDGEQWLETSK encoded by the exons ATGGGTCCCCAAAGCAACCTTCTATCTCTTTTGGTTGCTCTGGCCGCAGTTTTTTCATCTTTGTATCTCATAAATCCAATTCCACAGTATCTCATAAAGGCCTTGTCACCTTCATCTGCATACTTGGGAAAACCTTTATCAGGGAACTTCCAAAAACATCACAAGAAACACCCTGATAGTGGGAACACCGATTCTATTTGTGATGATTTTCCACCAGGAATTCCACCTCCAAATACCAATAACACTTCGTATCTCTGTGTTGATCGAAAAGGGTGCTGTAATTTCACTACAGTACAAGCAGCCGTGAATGCAGTTCCAGATTTTAGTGTCAAAAGAACCATAATATGGATAAACAGTGGCATGTACTA TGAGAAGGTTATGGTGCCAAAAACAAAACCCAACATTACATTTCAAGGACAAGGCTACACTTCAACTGCAATTGCATGGAATGACACTGCATTATCCGCGAACGGAACGTTTTACAGTGGCTCTGTACAAGTTTTCGCCTCCAATTTCATTGCTAAGAACATAAGCTTCATG AATTTAGCACCAATGCCAAGTCCTGGAGCTGTAGGGGCACAAGCAGTAGCCATTAGAGTATCTGGAGATCAATCTGAATTTAAGGGCTGTGGATTCTTTGGAGCACAGGACACCCTTCATGATGATAAGGGTCGCCATTACTTCAAAGATTGCTATATTCAAGGCTCCATTGACTTCATATTCGGCAATGCAAGGTCCCTTTACGTG AACTGCGAAATAGTTTCTATAGCGAACCCTGTACCGGTGGGACAAAGGAGCATAAATGGCGCTGTTACAGCTCATGGTAGAGTTTCAGGTGATGAAAACACAGGGTTTGCATTTGTGAACAGTACAGTTGGAGGAAACGGTAGAATATGGTTGGGTCGAGCATGGAGACCTTATTCTCGTGTTGTCTTTGCCTTCACATCAATGTCTGATATCATTGCTCCTGAAGGTTGGAATGATTTCAACGACCCTTCTAGAGACCA gACTATCTTCTATGGAGAATATAACTGCTCAGGGTCAGGTGCTAACACGAACTCGAGGGCACCTTACGTACAGAAATTAAATGAAACGCAAGCTTCTGCTTTCCTCAACATTACTTTTATAGATGGCGAGCAATGGTTGGAAACTTCTAAATAA